One segment of Nostoc piscinale CENA21 DNA contains the following:
- a CDS encoding NB-ARC domain-containing protein, with product MSNSLKASTTGLAIVDKARKRLGWTKTSTARWWQDAHTSRASLRRFWQGDRIQQEIFIAICQAVGINDWQSIAEILDADFEEVSTQYLDWDEAPDVESFYGRNQELTKLEQWIVGNRCKLIIITGMAGIGKTSLALALADCLQLKFDGLIWKTLHFAPSLVLLLDGLLHTFKQTPVDDFSQDTAKLIHHLQQRRCLLILDGLDESEKHYHQFIQQLSRAHHQSCIILTSREQPNIIESNSKTVRSLTLTGLPKAAAVELLQARGFTGKEIGLSPLIQLYRGNPLALKLVTPLIQSVFGKNIAAFLSQNTIVIGDRLRAILKQQFEQLSDLEQDILYWLAIWQQPISFSRLQTHLLISLDPATVLDAIVSLERRSLLEKWICSDAPAFTLQPMVMKIVTDELVERGTQEIIQVMQSQDIADFKILRTHWLLRPGSDDIVGDRILHQLQEKLWQIYRANLVQNLQQILLLLNDKSPLAIGYIACNITTIINRLG from the coding sequence ATGTCAAACTCGCTCAAAGCATCAACAACTGGACTGGCAATTGTAGACAAGGCGCGAAAACGTCTTGGTTGGACGAAAACTAGTACGGCGCGTTGGTGGCAAGATGCTCACACTTCTAGAGCTAGTTTAAGGCGATTTTGGCAGGGCGATCGCATTCAACAAGAAATTTTCATCGCTATCTGTCAGGCTGTTGGCATTAATGATTGGCAAAGTATTGCAGAAATACTTGACGCAGACTTCGAGGAAGTCTCTACACAATACCTTGACTGGGATGAAGCACCTGATGTTGAAAGTTTTTATGGACGCAATCAAGAATTAACTAAGCTTGAACAATGGATTGTAGGCAATCGCTGTAAACTAATCATTATCACAGGGATGGCTGGCATTGGCAAAACGTCTCTGGCTCTGGCTTTAGCTGATTGTCTTCAGTTAAAATTTGATGGCTTAATCTGGAAAACCCTTCATTTTGCGCCATCCCTAGTTTTGCTGTTAGATGGACTTCTCCACACCTTTAAGCAAACTCCAGTTGATGATTTTTCCCAAGATACCGCAAAACTCATTCACCATCTGCAACAGCGTCGGTGTTTATTAATACTTGATGGGTTGGATGAGTCAGAGAAACACTATCATCAATTTATCCAGCAATTAAGCCGCGCTCATCATCAAAGTTGCATTATCCTCACCAGTCGAGAACAACCAAATATTATTGAGTCGAATAGTAAAACGGTTCGCAGTCTCACTTTAACAGGATTACCAAAAGCTGCGGCTGTGGAACTATTGCAAGCCAGAGGATTCACAGGTAAGGAAATCGGATTATCACCCTTGATTCAACTTTATCGCGGCAATCCTTTGGCACTCAAACTAGTTACGCCATTGATTCAGTCTGTGTTTGGTAAGAATATTGCGGCTTTTCTGAGTCAAAATACGATAGTAATTGGCGATCGCTTGCGTGCTATCCTTAAGCAACAGTTTGAACAACTGAGTGATTTAGAACAAGATATTCTCTATTGGTTAGCAATTTGGCAACAACCAATTTCTTTTAGTCGCTTGCAAACTCATTTACTCATTTCTCTCGACCCAGCTACAGTTTTAGATGCTATTGTCAGCTTGGAACGGCGATCGCTTTTAGAAAAATGGATTTGTAGTGATGCACCAGCTTTTACTTTGCAACCAATGGTGATGAAAATTGTCACCGATGAATTAGTAGAACGTGGGACTCAAGAGATAATTCAGGTTATGCAGAGTCAAGATATCGCTGATTTTAAAATTTTGCGAACCCATTGGTTATTGCGTCCAGGCAGTGATGATATTGTTGGCGATCGCATTTTGCATCAACTACAAGAAAAACTCTGGCAGATTTATAGGGCAAATCTCGTACAAAATCTCCAGCAAATTCTATTACTTTTAAATGATAAATCACCTTTAGCAATTGGTTATATTGCTTGCAATATCACAACAATTATTAATCGATTAGGATAG
- a CDS encoding helix-turn-helix domain-containing protein: protein MKPYSIDLREKIISVYEAGNTSIRKVAARFKVSKNTVQGLVKQKREQGTLQPRPATGGKASQLSGYEHQIEEMVAEFPDYTLAEYCEYWGEKTGVRLSESAMCRFLQKQELTVKKNTQKQPRSQRNNTK, encoded by the coding sequence ATGAAACCATACTCAATAGATTTAAGAGAGAAAATAATTAGTGTTTACGAAGCAGGAAATACATCAATTAGGAAAGTAGCAGCAAGATTCAAGGTAAGTAAAAATACAGTGCAAGGATTGGTAAAGCAAAAACGGGAACAAGGAACGTTACAGCCAAGACCAGCAACGGGAGGAAAAGCAAGTCAACTGTCTGGTTATGAACACCAGATAGAGGAAATGGTGGCGGAATTTCCAGATTATACCCTAGCCGAATATTGTGAATATTGGGGAGAAAAAACAGGAGTCAGATTGAGTGAGAGTGCAATGTGCAGATTTCTCCAAAAACAAGAATTGACAGTCAAAAAAAACACTCAAAAGCAGCCAAGGTCACAGAGAAACAACACAAAATAA
- a CDS encoding helix-turn-helix domain-containing protein, which translates to MLNQHLQQAIAELEEFIVQNINAREARKGLAVKLVYQGYLYEEIKKILGVSLGSITGWKQVYEENGVDGLRLNYKGRKSYLSNEQREEVLSWLQTKDYWEIGELEYKLAFEYDVVYETKKSYYDLFKAAGISWK; encoded by the coding sequence ATGCTGAATCAGCACTTGCAGCAGGCGATCGCTGAACTAGAGGAATTTATAGTTCAAAATATAAATGCCCGTGAAGCGAGAAAAGGATTAGCAGTAAAGCTGGTTTATCAAGGTTACTTATATGAGGAAATCAAGAAAATTCTTGGTGTTTCACTTGGTTCAATAACAGGTTGGAAACAAGTATATGAGGAGAATGGTGTTGATGGTCTAAGACTAAATTATAAAGGAAGAAAAAGCTATTTGAGTAATGAGCAGCGAGAGGAAGTATTGAGTTGGCTTCAAACAAAGGATTATTGGGAAATAGGAGAATTAGAGTATAAACTAGCTTTTGAATACGATGTAGTTTACGAAACGAAAAAAAGTTACTACGATTTGTTTAAAGCAGCAGGAATAAGTTGGAAA